In a genomic window of Cytobacillus sp. FSL H8-0458:
- the cysI gene encoding assimilatory sulfite reductase (NADPH) hemoprotein subunit, producing MVNPNLKAPDGPPSDVEGIKDRSNFLRGTLAEVMQDRISAGIPDDDNRLMKHHGSYLQDDRDLRNERQKQKLEPAYQFMLRLRLPGGVATPEQWLVVDDLAEKYGNGTLKLTTRQTFQMHGILKWNMKKTIQAIHSTMLDTIAACGDVNRNVMCISNPDQSEIHEEVYELAKMLSDDLLPRTRAYHEIWLDEEKVAGTPEVDEEIEPMYGPLYLPRKFKIGIAVPPSNDIDVFSQDLGFIAIVEDGKLAGFNVAIGGGMGFSHGDKATYPQLSKVFGFVTPDKIYEVAEKTITIQRDYGNRSVRKNARFKYTVDRLGLETVIEELENRLGWKLEEARGFKFDSNGDRYGWVKGVRGKWHFTMFIEGGRVADFDGYKLKTALREIAKVHEGDFRLTANQNLIIGSVADEDKAVIESLIEKYGLTDGSRFSALRRGSMACVALPTCGLAMAEAERYLPGLIDKIDEIADEAGLRNEEITIRMTGCPNGCARHALGEIGFIGKAVGKYNMYLGAAFDGSRLSKMYRENIGEEEILNELRVILPRYARERHDGEHFGDFVIRAGIIEATTDGTNFHD from the coding sequence ATGGTAAATCCAAATTTAAAAGCACCGGACGGACCTCCGAGTGATGTTGAGGGAATTAAGGATCGAAGCAACTTTTTGCGCGGAACGCTGGCGGAAGTCATGCAGGACCGGATCAGCGCCGGGATCCCGGATGATGATAACAGATTAATGAAGCACCACGGCAGCTATCTGCAGGATGACCGGGATCTCCGGAATGAACGCCAGAAGCAGAAGCTTGAGCCGGCTTATCAGTTTATGCTCCGCCTGCGTCTTCCCGGAGGGGTCGCCACACCGGAGCAATGGCTTGTCGTGGATGACTTGGCTGAGAAGTATGGCAACGGCACTCTCAAATTAACAACACGCCAGACCTTCCAGATGCATGGAATCCTGAAATGGAATATGAAAAAGACAATCCAGGCCATTCATTCGACGATGCTTGATACGATCGCGGCATGCGGAGATGTGAACCGGAATGTCATGTGCATCTCCAATCCCGATCAATCTGAGATTCATGAGGAAGTGTATGAGCTGGCGAAGATGCTAAGTGACGATCTTCTGCCCCGCACACGTGCCTATCATGAAATTTGGCTGGATGAAGAAAAAGTAGCCGGCACTCCAGAAGTGGATGAAGAGATTGAGCCGATGTATGGCCCGCTTTATTTGCCGAGAAAATTTAAGATTGGGATCGCTGTACCGCCTTCCAATGATATCGATGTCTTTTCACAGGATCTAGGCTTTATAGCGATAGTCGAAGATGGCAAGCTGGCTGGATTTAACGTGGCAATTGGCGGCGGAATGGGCTTCTCTCATGGAGATAAAGCCACATACCCGCAGCTTTCGAAGGTCTTCGGCTTTGTGACGCCAGATAAGATCTATGAAGTGGCTGAAAAGACCATTACGATTCAGCGCGATTACGGAAACCGCTCCGTCCGGAAAAATGCCCGTTTTAAATATACGGTTGACCGCCTAGGCCTGGAGACTGTTATAGAAGAGCTCGAGAACCGATTAGGCTGGAAACTGGAGGAAGCCCGCGGATTCAAGTTTGATTCCAACGGTGACCGCTATGGATGGGTAAAGGGTGTCCGCGGAAAATGGCATTTTACGATGTTCATAGAAGGAGGCCGTGTGGCAGACTTCGACGGGTATAAATTGAAAACCGCACTGCGGGAGATCGCCAAGGTTCATGAAGGCGATTTCAGGCTGACTGCCAATCAGAACCTGATTATCGGCAGTGTGGCTGATGAAGATAAGGCTGTGATTGAGTCGCTGATTGAAAAATATGGCTTAACAGACGGAAGCCGCTTCAGTGCACTGCGCCGCGGATCCATGGCCTGTGTGGCCCTGCCGACCTGCGGGTTGGCGATGGCTGAGGCTGAGCGCTATTTGCCTGGATTGATCGATAAAATTGATGAAATCGCCGATGAGGCAGGCTTGCGGAATGAAGAAATTACGATCCGCATGACTGGCTGCCCGAACGGCTGCGCACGTCACGCACTCGGAGAAATCGGCTTTATCGGCAAGGCGGTCGGCAAGTACAATATGTATCTCGGAGCAGCCTTTGACGGAAGCCGCCTCAGCAAAATGTACCGCGAAAATATCGGGGAAGAAGAAATCCTGAACGAGCTGCGCGTCATCCTGCCTCGCTACGCGCGCGAACGTCACGACGGCGAGCATTTTGGCGACTTCGTGATCCGAGCGGGGATTATTGAAGCGACAACGGATGGGACTAATTTTCATGATTGA
- a CDS encoding pyridoxal-phosphate-dependent aminotransferase family protein, protein MPNEEMLLIPGPTPVVDSIYNAMSQETRGHTDPRFAAVYKRAIEKTREMLKADGEVFVISGSGTIAMEMALVNTVAAGERLLIISQGYFGDRFLHLAKAFGIEADIIQSEWGKQVDPAAVEEKLASQPYKAVTITHADTSTGVAADLDSLVPIIKKHGALVILDGVCATAAMEEDMSKSYGEGKIDVVLTGSQKAIGVPPGLAVVAFNETALAAREQMERVPAYYCDIYNWIPIMHDPQKYFATPPVNLIYAYDEGMRLVLAEGMENRYKRHEAFGKAVRAALAEYGMKAIADENAAAATLSCILYPKGLDDSEFRASLAKKGVIVAGALAHLAGKAFRIGHMGNTTEAMLEKAIVLIGETMNELGFEADIQKAADRFRELALPVA, encoded by the coding sequence ATGCCAAACGAGGAAATGCTTTTGATTCCGGGGCCGACGCCTGTTGTGGATTCAATTTATAACGCGATGTCACAGGAGACACGGGGGCATACGGATCCAAGGTTTGCTGCTGTTTATAAAAGAGCGATTGAGAAAACGAGGGAGATGCTGAAGGCGGATGGAGAGGTGTTTGTCATTTCCGGCTCCGGAACGATTGCAATGGAAATGGCTCTGGTGAACACGGTAGCAGCAGGAGAACGGCTATTGATTATAAGCCAGGGCTATTTCGGTGATCGGTTCTTGCATTTAGCCAAGGCATTCGGAATTGAGGCAGATATTATTCAGTCCGAATGGGGAAAGCAGGTGGACCCGGCAGCCGTTGAGGAAAAACTTGCGTCCCAACCCTATAAAGCTGTGACGATTACCCATGCTGATACGTCTACAGGTGTTGCGGCTGATCTGGATTCCCTAGTGCCAATCATTAAAAAGCACGGGGCACTTGTCATTCTGGATGGAGTCTGTGCGACGGCTGCGATGGAAGAGGATATGAGCAAGTCATATGGCGAAGGGAAAATTGATGTCGTTTTAACAGGCTCACAGAAGGCGATCGGTGTCCCGCCAGGACTTGCTGTTGTGGCATTCAATGAGACAGCATTGGCTGCCCGTGAACAAATGGAGCGAGTTCCTGCCTACTATTGCGATATCTATAATTGGATTCCCATTATGCATGACCCGCAAAAATACTTTGCCACACCACCTGTGAATCTGATCTATGCCTATGATGAGGGAATGAGACTGGTGTTAGCAGAAGGAATGGAAAATCGTTATAAGCGCCATGAAGCATTTGGTAAAGCTGTCCGGGCTGCACTTGCTGAATATGGTATGAAGGCAATTGCTGATGAAAATGCCGCTGCAGCAACTCTCAGCTGCATTTTATATCCAAAGGGACTGGACGATTCGGAGTTCCGGGCATCTCTTGCGAAAAAAGGTGTCATTGTTGCCGGAGCTCTGGCCCATCTGGCAGGGAAAGCATTCCGAATCGGCCATATGGGGAATACGACTGAGGCCATGCTGGAAAAAGCAATTGTGCTAATCGGTGAAACAATGAACGAATTGGGATTTGAGGCAGATATCCAAAAAGCAGCTGATAGGTTTAGAGAACTGGCACTGCCTGTTGCTTAA
- a CDS encoding GyrI-like domain-containing protein has translation MPDLTEIEFGELKLIGIRVLCPPDQYPAEIPQAIHLLSERLTEIKGAVNSDRLVGAFKVEEDSPEEDGYWIGIEVKEFISIPNGMSSLEIPPQKYASIRHKGSNDEIGNSYRELHSWIEEKGYKRLKNKWHIEIHYSWESIEDLDIELLDTIA, from the coding sequence ATGCCTGATTTGACTGAGATAGAATTTGGAGAATTAAAACTAATAGGGATCCGCGTCTTATGCCCGCCGGATCAGTATCCAGCTGAAATTCCGCAGGCTATTCACCTATTATCGGAACGCCTAACAGAAATTAAGGGAGCTGTAAATTCAGATCGCCTTGTTGGTGCCTTCAAAGTGGAGGAAGACTCTCCTGAAGAAGACGGGTATTGGATTGGCATTGAGGTGAAGGAATTTATTAGTATTCCTAATGGTATGAGCTCATTAGAAATTCCGCCGCAAAAATATGCTTCTATCCGGCACAAAGGATCTAATGATGAGATTGGGAATTCCTATAGGGAATTGCACAGCTGGATTGAAGAAAAGGGTTACAAACGGCTGAAAAATAAGTGGCACATAGAAATCCATTACAGCTGGGAAAGTATTGAGGATTTAGATATAGAGCTGCTGGATACGATAGCATAA
- a CDS encoding DinB family protein — MIDYRIKHVKGYDDKIGDLVSMLEHTRSVTLKDVAGLTQNELDFLPDENGNSIGSLLKHIAFVEYVHQIIAFENRDLNDEEFSKWSAAYELGEKARNEFNNHPLGFYLDELSAIREKTLKLLASKQDSWLYEEGKWSNGVPFNNYWFWYHVMEDEISHRGQIRVIKRQLAAQR; from the coding sequence GTGATAGATTATCGGATTAAACATGTGAAGGGATACGATGATAAAATAGGAGACCTTGTTTCAATGCTCGAACATACCAGGTCTGTGACTCTTAAAGATGTTGCTGGCTTGACACAGAATGAGCTGGATTTTCTTCCCGATGAAAACGGTAATTCAATAGGATCCCTTCTGAAGCATATTGCTTTTGTTGAATATGTTCACCAAATCATTGCTTTTGAAAATAGAGATCTTAACGATGAAGAATTTTCGAAATGGTCCGCGGCGTATGAACTGGGTGAGAAAGCAAGGAATGAATTTAATAATCATCCACTTGGATTTTACTTGGATGAACTGTCAGCGATTAGAGAGAAAACGTTGAAACTCTTAGCATCCAAGCAGGATAGCTGGCTATACGAAGAAGGTAAGTGGAGCAATGGAGTCCCTTTCAATAACTATTGGTTCTGGTATCACGTTATGGAGGATGAAATCAGCC
- a CDS encoding assimilatory sulfite reductase (NADPH) flavoprotein subunit has translation MQLQVMNSPFNQEQTELLNRLLPTLTETQSLWLSGYLAAIQTSSLQAAPAVEERPAPAAAPAIPKEVTILFGSQTGNAQNLAKKAGKTLEERGFQVNVSAMSDFKPNNLKKVKNLLIVVSTHGEGDPPDNALTFHEFVHGKRAPKLEDFRYSVLALGDSSYEFFCQTGKDFDKRLEELGGTRITPRVDCDLDFDEPASEWTKAVLAGLSEGVSSNPSPSAASVSTDAPAESVYSRSNPFRAEVLENINLNGRGSNKETRHLEISLEGSGLTYQPGDSLGVYPENDPELVGLLLAEMNWDPEESVRVKDGAVTLKQALTAHFEITVLTKPLVEKAAKLSGNEELHQLATDSNQLKSYIDGRDLIDLVRDFKPWNSSAQEFISILRKMPARLYSISSSFEANPDEVHLTIGAVRYDAHGRERKGVCSILCAERLQPGDTLPVFIQHNENFKLPENPETPIIMVGPGTGIAPFRSFMQEREENGAEGKSWLFFGDQHFVTDFLYQTEWQKWLKDGVLSKLDVAFSRDDDEKVYVQNRMQENSRELFQWLEEGAAVYICGDEKNMAHDVHNTLIDIIEKEGGLSREQAVEYLADMQKNKRYQRDVY, from the coding sequence TTGCAACTTCAGGTAATGAACAGTCCGTTTAACCAGGAGCAGACAGAGCTCCTGAATCGTCTTCTCCCGACTTTGACAGAGACACAATCCCTATGGCTTAGCGGTTATCTTGCCGCGATACAGACCTCATCATTGCAGGCTGCCCCGGCAGTGGAAGAACGTCCCGCACCGGCAGCGGCGCCGGCCATTCCAAAAGAAGTGACCATTTTATTTGGGTCTCAGACCGGGAATGCGCAGAATCTGGCAAAAAAAGCCGGGAAAACGCTTGAGGAGAGAGGTTTTCAAGTAAACGTCTCTGCCATGAGCGATTTTAAGCCCAATAACCTTAAAAAGGTCAAAAATCTGTTAATTGTCGTCAGTACTCATGGTGAGGGAGACCCGCCGGACAACGCTTTGACATTCCATGAATTTGTTCACGGAAAAAGGGCTCCAAAACTGGAAGACTTCCGTTACTCAGTTTTGGCTCTTGGCGACAGCTCATATGAATTTTTCTGCCAGACTGGGAAGGATTTTGATAAACGTCTCGAGGAGCTTGGCGGAACGAGAATAACGCCGAGGGTAGACTGTGATCTTGATTTTGACGAACCGGCGTCCGAGTGGACGAAAGCCGTATTAGCCGGCTTGAGCGAAGGGGTAAGCAGCAATCCTTCTCCTTCAGCAGCTTCAGTTTCAACTGATGCACCTGCAGAGTCTGTCTATTCCCGGTCGAATCCATTCAGGGCAGAAGTGCTTGAGAATATTAATCTCAATGGCCGCGGCTCCAATAAAGAAACACGCCATCTTGAGATTTCGTTAGAGGGTTCGGGACTGACATATCAGCCTGGTGACAGTCTTGGGGTATATCCGGAAAATGATCCTGAATTGGTTGGCCTGCTTTTAGCTGAGATGAACTGGGATCCCGAGGAATCAGTAAGAGTGAAGGATGGAGCTGTTACATTAAAACAAGCACTTACGGCTCACTTTGAGATCACTGTCCTGACCAAACCGCTTGTAGAAAAGGCTGCAAAGCTGTCTGGTAATGAAGAGCTGCACCAGCTTGCCACAGACAGCAATCAACTGAAATCCTATATCGATGGCCGCGATTTAATTGATTTAGTCCGTGATTTTAAGCCATGGAACAGTTCGGCACAGGAGTTTATCTCTATACTGCGCAAGATGCCTGCGCGTCTATATTCTATTTCAAGCAGCTTTGAGGCAAATCCTGATGAAGTACACTTAACTATCGGTGCGGTCCGCTATGACGCCCATGGCCGTGAACGCAAAGGGGTCTGTTCGATTCTTTGTGCGGAGCGTCTCCAGCCTGGCGATACATTGCCAGTATTTATTCAGCATAATGAAAACTTTAAACTGCCTGAAAACCCGGAAACACCAATCATTATGGTTGGTCCCGGAACCGGAATTGCACCATTCCGATCTTTTATGCAGGAGCGTGAAGAAAACGGCGCGGAAGGGAAATCATGGCTATTCTTCGGCGACCAGCATTTTGTAACAGATTTTCTTTATCAGACTGAATGGCAAAAGTGGCTCAAGGATGGAGTCTTGTCAAAGCTGGACGTTGCTTTTTCCAGGGATGATGATGAAAAGGTTTATGTTCAGAATAGAATGCAGGAAAATAGCAGGGAGCTATTCCAGTGGCTCGAGGAAGGTGCGGCTGTGTACATCTGTGGTGATGAGAAAAACATGGCGCATGATGTCCATAACACACTCATAGATATTATTGAAAAAGAAGGCGGTTTGAGCCGTGAACAGGCTGTGGAATACCTGGCCGATATGCAGAAAAATAAACGCTACCAGCGCGACGTATATTGA